Part of the Tetragenococcus koreensis genome, TTGTATATTGCATCGGTTTCATAGTACTTTTTTTATTTCTTATTGGTAAACTCTGAGCTAAAACTAAACTTCCAATTCCAGCTGTAACATGTACTACTAAACCTCCAGAAAAGTCTAGCACGCCCAACTGGTCTAATAAAGCAGATTCTCCCCAGAGTAAATAACAAATTGGCGCGTAAACAACGAATATCCATAAAGAAGAGAAAACTGCTGCATAACACCAACTGCCTCTTTCTAAAACAGATCCAATAAGCATAATGACCGCATACAAACAAAATAATTGTTGCAAAAGCATTTGCATTATGGTTTGCGAAGATAGTTTAGTCGAAAAAAATGGTTTGCTGCAAATTGCCAAAATAGCTGACTGAAAAACCACCAAAGAGCCAAATTACACTTCCTGAAAGAAGAACAATTGTCCCTAATAACAGGGTATGCTGAATATATTTCTGTTGCACAAAGCCAATATAATACAGTACTACACCAAAAACCATTAACCACATAAAAATAAAACATAACCAATTAAATAATTCGTCCATGGTCCCCCCTACCCGCTCATTAAAAGTCCCCATTTTAATTTATTAACATTTCTCTTATGTTTTTTTCTGGTAAATTTTTACCAATCAATACGATTTTTGTCGCAGGATCATTTCGCCACTCTTCCCCTTCCTCTATACGAAAGGCCATATTAACGCCTTGAAGTATTAGTTGCTTTTCATTTCCCTCAATATTTAAAATCCCTTTATAACGCATCAAATCCATACCATATTTTTGAATTAAAATTTGGATCCATCGCATTATATGTTTTTCAGAAAAAGAATCCTCGGAGTGAATCACAAAACTATTCACCGGTGTGTGAACATGGTCATGATAATGATGCTCATGATTTTCCATCATATGTTCAATATCGTTTTCGATTTCACTATTTTGTTTAGACGAATGGTCAAAAAGATCTAGTCCGATCAGATCTGAGTATATTTCATTAAAATTCAATTTCCACTTGTCAACGAAAGGGTTAATCGCTTCTAGTTCTTTTGCTATCTTTTTTGTTTCTTGCGTGGATACTTGATCCGTTTTTGTAAGCAGCAGTTTATCAGCAAAAGCTACCTGCTCTACTGCTTCTGTATAGTTTTCAAGTTGATAATGAGCATTTTTAACATCAACAAGTGTCAAAATACTATCAATCACAAAATGCTCGCTTAAAACAGGCGTCCGGATGATTGTCTGAGCAATCGGGCTTGGTTCAGCAAGCCCACTCGTTTCAATGATGACACGATCAAACCCTGAGGGACTATCTTTAGCCACAGATAAAATCGCTAAAAACATTTCCGCTAAATCTTCTCGAACCACGCAGCACATACAACCATTACTCAACTGAAAAATTCTTTCCCGTTCATCTGACAAAATTAATTCATGATCAATACTAGTATCACCAAATTCATTTACGATGATTACAACCTTTTCTTCTCCTTTTGTTTGCATTAATTGATTCAATAACGTTGTTTTTCCAGAACCTAAAAACCCCGTTAATATCGTAACTGGTATAACGGACATGCTCATTCCTCCTATATTATAAATGTCTAATACTGCGTTCGTTTTTGCGAATCATTTGCAAGTATTCTACACTAAGCAATCCAACTCCGTCAACAACTAATTGCAAATCATTTGCAATTAGTTTATAATTATCGTACATTGAAATCCTAAAAAAGAGGTAAACACATTATGCGAATGACAAAACAACGCAAAGCGATTGTTGAAACCCTTAAGCAAAATAGTAACAAAGCATTGAGTGCGGAAATGATCTATCAAAAAGTTGAGAGTGAGAACTTAAACTTATCTACGGTTTATCGCACCATGGATAAGTTAACGGAAGCTGAATTGATACATAAAACTGTCGTTGGTACTGTCGCTTATTTTTATTTAGCAGAAAATGAGCACAAACACTTTATGATCTGTACAAATTGTCAAAAAATGATACCCATTGGTTGTCTCATCCAAAAATTCCTTCCTGACTTAGCTGAAAAAAATCATTTTAAGGTAACTGGTCACGATATTACCATCTTTGGTCTATGTGAGGAATGTTCTGTTTTGTAACAAAAATAATTGCCAATAAGGAGTATTTCTATGCGTTACGTTTGCATCATTGTTGGTGGCGGACCTGCTGGTTTAAGCGCAGCATTGGTTTTAGGTAGAGCAAAATTAAATGTTTTAATTATTGATAATAAAAATCCACGGAATCAAATAACTCATGAATCACACGGTTTTATTACTAACGACAGTCTTTCACCTCTTACTATCAGAGAAAAAGGCAAAAATGATTTAGCTAAATATCAAAATATTCACTACCTCGAAAATACTGTAGAAGGAATAACTGACCAAGAAACCTACTTTGCCGTAAAAACGGTAAAAAATTTATATGAAGCCACATGAATCGTAATTGCAACTGGGCTCAAAGAAGTATTACCTGAAGTTAAGGGATTAGATTCTGTATACGGGGAACTTTTTTCAATTGTCCTTTTTGTGATGGCTGGGAAATGAAAGATCGGAAATTAGCAATTATTGCTGGACAGGAAGAGCAACTCCTACACTTTGTCCAAATGATTTTTCATTGGAGCAAGCAACTGTCTGTTTTTACAAACGGATTACTTGTTTCAAAAATAATTAAACCAGTTCTTGAGAAACATGAAGTGAAGTTATTTGAACGAAAAATTAAAACAATCGAAAATGATACTCAACAATGCACGATCCATTTAATAAATGGACAAAAAGAAGTTATTGATGGTGGCTTTTTGATGCCTGAGCTCAAACCAAATTTAAACTTTGCTAAAGACCTTTCATTAGAATTAAATGACAGGGGAAGAATATACACCGATGAATTTGGTCATACGTCACACAGAAATATTTATGCTACGGGTGATATTAACACAACTTTTGCTGAACAGCTTGTTCACGCAGCAAGTTCTGGGAGTAAGGTTGCTGCTGGGATCGTTAGAGAAATTGCTTCATCTAACTTTGATTTCCAAACTAAATAATGATTTCAATTTAAGTCCAAAATAATTTAAAATAGACAAATATACAAGAAAGGCTTGCTATTATCAGTTTAAGTAGCAAGCCTTTCTTGTAGAACATATTTACTTATAGGACGCTGATTCCTTCAAACCTAATTTGTCCAGTAGTTCTCGGTTTTATTGTTTTCACTTAAATATTTCGAAAACAATTCCGATAATAGCTATGATTCCAAGAATAATTCCTGATATAAGTCAGCTCTCCAACCAACGAAACGCTCGTTTTAATTCCTCTGTTCCATTTTTATCGTACCAGCGGCCGTGAGCTAAGATGATTTTTTCAGGTTGCCAATCAAGCATCTGTTCATAACATTGTCGAGCTCTTTCTTTCTGCCCTAGAAAAGTCATTCGTAAGTCAATTGGCGTTTTACCATCAGGATCAGCAATCCCCGCGAATTTATGCACACTTTTCCAAAAATAGCCTGTCGTTTGTGGAGTTTCAAAGTTTTCAATTAAGTCCGTTAAAATTAATGTTTGGCTGCTTTTATGAAAGAAAACCACTTCTTCAATAGCACGGCTTCCTTTGAATATGAGTTGTTTAATCTCATTTTGCCAATAAGATGGTGTCTCATCTTCCAGCGGATAATCAAAGCTGACCTTTATATTTTGTGAATAAGCGCGTTTTTCTACACCTGGACTTGACCATGCAATTGCATTGGGATAGTGTTTTTTCCATTCTTTGATATAGGCATAATGAATTTTATTCGGAGAAATCAGATGTTTTACCTCCCCTAGTTGGTCGATTTCTTTTAATAATTTTTCATTGGGTTTAATAGGTGAATGACACCACAACGTTTGATCATTTAATTTAATAATGGTCATTCTCGTTGAAAACGGAATACCAAATGCTAAAACATTCATTTTTATCCGGTCTCCATCAACAATCCAAATATTATCGGCAACTTTTTTTAAGGTATTCAGTGGTTCGTAAATCGGGATGGTCATAATGATCCTCCTTTAGATGTCAAAATTTTGCTATATCGTTCAAAGACTCAGTTATCTATTGAATATTTAAACCGGTCCAAGAAATTTTTTACATAAATTTTGTTAAATTCAAAGTTGTCTATGAATAAGTTATGACCGCCATCACTAAACAGACTAATTGTTGCATTAGGAAAATTTTTGAAATAATCAAATTGATCCTCAAAGCCTACCACGTTATCATACCTTCCCAGCATAATAGTTAACTGAGTTTGTTCACTTATAGTTAATGTATCTTCAAAAGAAAATTTATAGTATTTTTGATTTTGTCTCTGAACATTTTCCATGAACGCTTGATTCGTTTTTTCGATTCCAGGAATAATTGTTATATTATACAAATCCCAGCTTTTTCTATTAATACGCGTATTCATTTCTAAGTAATCATCATAGTACTCTTTGTTTTTTTCTACGATAAATTCTTCTTCAATGATCGTTCTCCCATTTTCAACTCTTCTTTTGTGGGTTTCCCCATAAACAACTGGACAAGTGAGATATGCGCCTTTAATTTTTTCTCTCAACTGATGCATAATTCCTAAACATAAATAGCCACCGTATGAATGTCCGAATAAAATAAGGTTATTGGCAATCTGCTTTTTCTCGATAAATTTCGTTAGATATTCCAAAATATCATCTGAACTTTGGATGTCTTCACTCGCATCTGAATCGCCCATCCCA contains:
- a CDS encoding FAD-dependent oxidoreductase; this translates as MRYVCIIVGGGPAGLSAALVLGRAKLNVLIIDNKNPRNQITHESHGFITNDSLSPLTIREKGKNDLAKYQNIHYLENTVEGITDQETYFAVKTVKNLYEAT
- a CDS encoding Fur family transcriptional regulator, whose product is MRMTKQRKAIVETLKQNSNKALSAEMIYQKVESENLNLSTVYRTMDKLTEAELIHKTVVGTVAYFYLAENEHKHFMICTNCQKMIPIGCLIQKFLPDLAEKNHFKVTGHDITIFGLCEECSVL
- a CDS encoding DUF4336 domain-containing protein, which produces MTIPIYEPLNTLKKVADNIWIVDGDRIKMNVLAFGIPFSTRMTIIKLNDQTLWCHSPIKPNEKLLKEIDQLGEVKHLISPNKIHYAYIKEWKKHYPNAIAWSSPGVEKRAYSQNIKVSFDYPLEDETPSYWQNEIKQLIFKGSRAIEEVVFFHKSSQTLILTDLIENFETPQTTGYFWKSVHKFAGIADPDGKTPIDLRMTFLGQKERARQCYEQMLDWQPEKIILAHGRWYDKNGTEELKRAFRWLES
- a CDS encoding FAD-dependent oxidoreductase, whose protein sequence is MKDRKLAIIAGQEEQLLHFVQMIFHWSKQLSVFTNGLLVSKIIKPVLEKHEVKLFERKIKTIENDTQQCTIHLINGQKEVIDGGFLMPELKPNLNFAKDLSLELNDRGRIYTDEFGHTSHRNIYATGDINTTFAEQLVHAASSGSKVAAGIVREIASSNFDFQTK
- a CDS encoding CobW family GTP-binding protein, with product MSVIPVTILTGFLGSGKTTLLNQLMQTKGEEKVVIIVNEFGDTSIDHELILSDERERIFQLSNGCMCCVVREDLAEMFLAILSVAKDSPSGFDRVIIETSGLAEPSPIAQTIIRTPVLSEHFVIDSILTLVDVKNAHYQLENYTEAVEQVAFADKLLLTKTDQVSTQETKKIAKELEAINPFVDKWKLNFNEIYSDLIGLDLFDHSSKQNSEIENDIEHMMENHEHHYHDHVHTPVNSFVIHSEDSFSEKHIMRWIQILIQKYGMDLMRYKGILNIEGNEKQLILQGVNMAFRIEEGEEWRNDPATKIVLIGKNLPEKNIREMLIN
- a CDS encoding alpha/beta fold hydrolase gives rise to the protein MKIQIFDNHLNYSIYGKGTPILFLHGNGLNKTSMEEVYEPFFSELQQHQRIYLDLPGMGDSDASEDIQSSDDILEYLTKFIEKKQIANNLILFGHSYGGYLCLGIMHQLREKIKGAYLTCPVVYGETHKRRVENGRTIIEEEFIVEKNKEYYDDYLEMNTRINRKSWDLYNITIIPGIEKTNQAFMENVQRQNQKYYKFSFEDTLTISEQTQLTIMLGRYDNVVGFEDQFDYFKNFPNATISLFSDGGHNLFIDNFEFNKIYVKNFLDRFKYSIDN